The Calypte anna isolate BGI_N300 chromosome 23, bCalAnn1_v1.p, whole genome shotgun sequence genome has a segment encoding these proteins:
- the C23H1orf109 gene encoding uncharacterized protein C1orf109 homolog yields MAVAAVAGELRGWVAAVAARDASWREALAAWAPLLGSLSGLAAQMRAAQRLPWGRSPLGTFGELRERLWRKQRGAAEAVMEELGGRRTELRAVRDAVGAGVAAVLGLYEERAAELGLSVSLRRGPRCPSLAEALEGLQDVERYYRHLCLESELLLRGISCDSLEEMEALPQSWERILERYRGDVVEATLVKVSLFVDNHQELCCSPGS; encoded by the exons ATGGCGGTGGCGGCGGTGGCGGGGGAGCTGCGGGGATGGgtggcggcggtggcggcgcGGGACGCGTCCTGGCGGGAGGCTCTGGCGGCCTGGGCACCGCTGCTGGGGTCTCTGTCCGGGCTGGCAGCGCAGATGCGGGCGGCTCAGCGGCTGCCCTGGGGACGGTCACCGCTGGGCACCTTCGGCGAGCTGCGGGAACGGCTGTGGCGGAAACAGCGCGGAGCGGCCGAGGCGGTGATGGAGGAGTTGGGCGGACGGCG GACGGAGCTCCGGGCCGTGCGCGATGCGGTAGGTGCCGGCGTGGCCGCGGTGCTGGGTCTGTACGAGGAACGGGCGGCGGAGCTGGGTCTGTCCGTATCCCTGCGGCGGGGCCCGCGCTGCCCCTCGCTGGCCGAGGCCCTGGAGGGTCTGCAGGACGTGGAACGGTACTACCGGCACCT GTGTCTGGAGAGCGAGCTGCTCCTGCGCGGCATCAGCTGTGACAGCCTGGAGGAGATGGAAGCTCTCCCGCAGTCTTGGGAGAGGATTTTGGAGCGCTACAGGGGAGATGTTGTTGAAG CTACACTTGTTAAGGTGTCTCTGTTTGTGGATAACCatcaggagctgtgctgctcgCCAGGCTCCTGA